The Acropora muricata isolate sample 2 chromosome 5, ASM3666990v1, whole genome shotgun sequence genome includes a window with the following:
- the LOC136916064 gene encoding transmembrane emp24 domain-containing protein 7-like encodes MFHRLNAVILALCLCLFSTPVNGRHLQFLLSGFECFYEDLMENTDCSLEYAPITGADPRIDVFVQSPDGEYLYKEVKKDYDLHKFKVPKNGTYTICFSNVFEFSIGENLVYFDLIKDDEGYDGVGDGSPTALTHFEKSFVTIHENFNLIERYQNYHRLREANGRVAAEYLSQRVQWWSAGQSFVIVMVGFVQVYVLRRFFTVAKEEL; translated from the coding sequence ATGTTTCACCGTCTTAACGCCGTGATTCTGgctttgtgtttgtgtttattcTCGACACCCGTAAACGGTCGACATTTGCAATTTCTACTTAGCGGCTTTGAGTGTTTTTACGAAGATCTGATGGAAAACACTGATTGTTCCCTCGAATACGCACCAATAACTGGGGCTGATCCCCGTATTGATGTGTTTGTGCAGTCTCCTGATGGTGAATATCTTTACAAAGAAGTCAAGAAAGACTACGATCTTCATAAATTCAAAGTCCCCAAGAACGGAACATATACCATCTGTTTTAGtaatgtttttgaattttcgaTAGGTGAAAACCTTGTTTACTTCGATTTGATCAAAGACGATGAGGGATATGACGGAGTAGGGGACGGTTCGCCGACCGCTCTCACACACTTTGAGAAATCTTTTGTCACCATTCACGAGAACTTCAACCTGATCGAAAGGTACCAGAATTATCACAGGCTTCGAGAAGCGAATGGTCGTGTGGCTGCTGAGTATCTTTCACAGAGAGTCCAATGGTGGTCAGCAGGACAGTCTTTTGTTATCGTTATGGTCGGTTTTGTCCAAGTTTATGTGCTACGACGGTTTTTCACTGTTGCTAAAGAGGAACTGTAA